A single region of the Podospora pseudopauciseta strain CBS 411.78 chromosome 1, whole genome shotgun sequence genome encodes:
- a CDS encoding hypothetical protein (EggNog:ENOG503PY90) produces MGNPEPLSIMTLLARHSPGSAALTSLIKHLRRSGIIDILISWRASTVYCIVSPISTLKTVPRNSAARLRNTVRRVYRSNRSKMAGPQTKPLPKGRQSYTARETTPMSTTTKGRMMDSRVMKRQSQTAMAKRQKVPVVASHCNPHPRHKNLEDFLTTKIFPDMYLGNFVNILQFSHQGVAAQGSSDSDPKTQLSSRRGNPCSFRTLLNDGASSCDSLSSSTFEELDSGDIRFDDSECISIGRTLGNVPNHQLQKRVDSGIVLETQGRNLYSVPTDLLALENEHGDETMGDYSCIEQDIDMAICSPIFTTQDHTFKRSFSANEFPAASNLSGVSESDKQVFGSMEAMNMPFSLNEPVLRRHKRFPFRDHDAAKDDEDDDMSIISDFSLIPSYTPGGIDQQYKVKVKVGRATFKRLLKIQAKVATKTVRHIKRSCREAMGQAFDHSSPVYKPATCVRVGGAC; encoded by the exons ATGGGAAACCCCGAACCGCTGTCTATCATGACGCTCCTGGCCAGACACTCCCCTGGCTCTGCTGCTCTCACCTCACTGATCAAACATCTCCGCCGATCCGGCATCATCGACATTCTCATCTCTTGGAGAGCATCCACAGTTTACTGTATTGTCTCCCCGATATCAACTCTGAAAACAGTCCCGCGGAATTCAGCCGCTCGTCTGAGGAACACAGTCCGGAGGGTCTATCGCAGCAACAGATCAAAGATGGCAGGACCACAGACGAAACCTTTGCCAAAGGGCCGGCAATCCTACACTGCTCGTGAAACAACACCAatgtcgacgacaacaaaAGGAAGGATGATGGATTCCAGGGTAATGAAGCGGCAAAGCCAAACTGCCATGGCGAAGAGACAGAAAGTGCCAGTTGTAGCATCACATTGCAATCCGCATCCAAGACACAAAA ATCTCGAGGACTTCCTCACAACCAAGATCTTCCCAGACATGTATCTAGGCAACTTCGTGAACATCCTTCAGTTCAGCCACCAGGGAGTCGCAGCCCAGGGCTCTTCTGATTCTGATCCCAAGACCCAGCTATCGTCTCGACGCGGCAACCCTTGCTCGTTCCGCACGCTTCTCAATGACGGCGCTTCATCTTGCGATtctctcagcagcagcaccttTGAGGAGTTGGATAGTGGAGACATTCGATTTGACGACTCCGAGTGTATCTCCATCGGCCGCACCCTAGGGAACGTCCCAAACCATCAGTTGCAGAAGCGTGTGGACAGCGGCATTGTTCTTGAGACGCAAGGTCGTAATCTTTACTCAGTTCCCACGGACCTTCTTGCGCTGGAAAATGAGCACGGTGACGAAACCATGGGCGACTATAGCTGTATCGAGCAAGATATCGACATGGCGATCTGTTCACCCATCTTCACTACACAAGACCACACGTTCAAGCGATCATTCAGCGCAAACGAGTTCCCGGCCGCCAGCAACCTGTCAGGCGTTTCAGAATCCGACAAGCAGGTGTTTGGCTCAATGGAGGCAATGAACATGCCATTCTCCTTGAACGAACCCGTTTTGAGAAGACACAAAAGATTCCCTTTCCGCGACCACGATGCCGCcaaggacgatgaggacgatgacaTGTCCATCATTTCCGACTTCTCGCTCATTCCCAGCTACACCCCTGGCGGAATCGACCAACAGTAcaaagtcaaagtcaaagtcggCCGGGCAACCTTTAAGCGACTTCTCAAGATCCAGGCGAAGGTTGCCACCAAGACTGTTCGCCATATCAAGCGATCCTGTCGCGAGGCCATGGGGCAGGCTTTTGACCATTCCAGCCCCGTCTATAAACCGGCTACCTGTGTCCGTGTTGGGGGTGCCTGTTAA
- the CLB2 gene encoding G2/mitotic-specific cyclin (COG:D; EggNog:ENOG503NX52), producing MVRTRNLRSVANENDENSTDTTRLTRAKAATLKVDELASKGLQSKKTTVAANPTRKRNALGDVTNATKGDAAEAKKPAKAALAPKATAGVQKRTTATTRSAAVPLKEKANNTKVVSKTGAGAIGPLKRKVTSTAASAAVKERVTEESEPAPKKVHTLEAEKKTKVEESLRVKSSNIEEDLRRKEAVPAPVAAEPAEHIFPEGVEDLDREDYDDPLMVAEYANDIFEYLRDLECNSVPNPHYMDHQDDLEWKTRGILIDWLVEVHTRFHLLPETLFLAVNIIDRFLSEKVVQLDRLQLVGITAMFIASKYEEVLSPHIANFRHVADDGFSEAEILSAERFVLQTLNYDLSYPNPMNFLRRISKADNYDIHSRTLGKYLMEISLLDHRFMAYRPSHIAAAAMYCARMCLNRGEWDETLAYYAGYTEAEIDPVYRLMVDYLARPVCHEAFFKKYASKKFLKASIVTRAWGKKQAGLLGIQNLGLTVDQILDDA from the exons ATGGTT AGGACAAGAAACCTTCGTTCGGTAGCGAACGAAAACGACGAGAACAGCACTGATACGACGCGTCTTACTCGTGCCAAGGCCGCTACCTTGAAGGTGGACGAGCTGGCCTCCAAGGGATTGCAGTCCAAGAAGACCACTGTCGCCGCCAACCCCACGCGGAAGCGTAATGCTTTGGGTGATGTCACTAATGCGACGAAGGGCGATGCtgccgaggccaagaagccagCAAAGGCTGCTCTCGCTCCCAAGGCCACCGCTGGCGTTCAGAAGAGAACAACTGCGACAACTCGCTCAGCTGCTGTTCCTCTCAAGGAGAAAGCCAACAACACTAAAGTCGTCTCGAAAACTGGTGCCGGCGCCATTGGTCccttgaagaggaaggtCACATCTACTGCAGCCAGCGCTGCGGTGAAGGAGCGTGTTACAGAGGAGAGCGAGCCGGCCCCCAAGAAGGTGCACACGctcgaggctgagaagaagaccaaggttgaggagtcTTTGCGCGTCAAGAGCTCCAACATCGAGGAGGATCTCCGCCGCAAGGAGGCTGTCCCCGCGCCCGTTGCTGCCGAACCTGCCGAGCATATCTTCCCCGAAGGTGTCGAGGATCTCGACCGCGAGGACTACGATGACCCGCTCATGGTCGCCGAATATGCTAACGACATTTTCGAGTACCTGCGCGATCTGGAATGCAACTCGgtccccaacccccactaCATGGACCACCAGGATGATTTGGAGTGGAAGACGCGCGGCATCTTGATCGACTGGCTTGTCGAGGTTCACACTCGCTTCCATCTCCTGCCCGAGACACTCTTCCTTGCCGTCAACATCATCGACCGCTTCCTGTCCGAAAAGGTTGTGCAGCTCGACCGTCTTCAGCTCGTTGGCATTACCGCCATGTTCATCGCTTCCAAGTACGAGGAGGTTCTCTCACCCCACATTGCCAACTTCCGTCACGTCGCCGACGATGGATTCAGCGAGGCCGAGATCTTGAGTGCCGAGAGATTCGTTCTGCAAACCCTCAACTACGACCTCAGCTACCCCAACCCAATGAACTTCCTCCGTCGCATTTCCAAGGCTGACAACTACGACATCCACTCCCGCACTCTTGGCAAGTATCTTATGGAGATCAGCTTGCTGGACCATCGGTTCATGGCCTACCGCCCCAGCCACATTGCCGCCGCTGCTATGTACTGCGCGCGCATGTGCCTGAACCGTGGAGAATGG GACGAGACATTGGCCTACTATGCCGGCTACACTGAGGCGGAAATTGACCCCGTTTATCGCTTGATGGTGGACTACCTGGCCCGCCCCGTCTGCCATGAGGCGTTCTTCAAGAAATACGCGAGCAAGAAGTTCCTCAAGG CATCCATCGTAACTCGCGCTTGGGGTAAGAAGCAGGCCGGTCTACTTGGGATCCAAAACCTTGGGTTAACAGTCGACCAAATCTTGGACGATGCCTAA
- the RML2 gene encoding mitochondrial 54S ribosomal protein rml2 (EggNog:ENOG503NUW1; BUSCO:EOG09262X31; COG:J) — translation MLRSQFRPLAAGVSAFCQSSLRLAALRGYATQVRSNHDSDASTALSGAGAQADYEPVKMRTYKPRTPGLRHLKRPINDHLWKGRPYLPLTFPKKGHGKGGRNNQGVITVRHRGGGHKRRIRTVDFERWAPGPHLVERIEYDPGRSAHIALLTRKANGKKTYIVAAEGMRAGDVVHSYRQGIPKDLLDSMGGVIDPGVLASKTAWRGNCLPMHMIPVGTNVFNVGSQAKGGAVFCRSAGTYATVISKEEETREDGSKVVTGRFVVVRLQSGEIRRVSKDACATIGVASNVMHHYRQLGKAGRKRWLNIRPTVRGLAMNAFEHPHGGGRGKSKGNRIPTSPWGTPSKGGFKTRRKSNINKWVVTPRVRNMGKRRDKKTA, via the exons ATGTTGCGATCGCAATTTCGGCCTTTGGCCGCCGGTGTGTCCGCCTTCTGCCAGAGCAGCCTCCGACTGGCTGCCCTGAGGGGATATGCGACCCAAGTAAGGAGCAACCACGACAGCGATGCTTCGACAGCCCTCTCCGGTGCTGGCGCGCAAGCCGATTACGAGCCTGTAAAGATGAGAACATACAAGCCAAGGACACCCGGTCTTCGTCATCTCAAACGTCCGATCAACGATCATCTCTGGAAGGGGAGGCCGTATTTGCCTCTGACCTTCCCCAAGAAGGGGCACGGCAAAGGCGGTAGAAATAACCAGGGTGTTATCACAGTTAGACATCGTGGAGGTGGTCATAAGCGGAGGATTCGTACTGTCGATTTTGAGAGATGGGCACCTGGGCCACACCTTGTTGAGCGCATTGAATACGACCCCGGCCGGAGTGCGCACATTGCCCTGCTGACACGCAAGGCAAACGGCAAGAAGACCTACATTGTGGCGGCGGAGGGCATGAGGGCTGGAGACGTCGTTCACAGCTACCGGCAGGGCATCCCCAAggacctcctcgacagcatGGGTGGTGTTATCGATCCAGGTGTGTTAGCTTCCAAAACGGCGTGGAGGGGCAATTGCTTGCCAATGCACATGATTCCTGTTGGAACCAATGTCTTCAATGTTGGCTCCCAGGCGAAGGGTGGTGCTGTGTTCTGCCGCAGCGCCGGCACCTATGCCACAGTCATCTcgaaggaggaagagactCGCGAAGACGGCAGCAAGGTCGTGACGGGTAGATTCGTTGTTGTCCGGTTACAAAGTGGTGAAATTCGCAGGGTCAGCAAGGATGCTTGCGCTACGATTGGTGTTGCTAGCAACGTGATGCATCACTACAGACAGCTGGGCAAGGCCGGAAGAAAACGTTGGCTGAATATCAGGCCGACAGTTCGTGGTTTGGCCATGAACGCAT TCGAACATCCCCACGGTGGCGGTCGTGGTAAGTCGAAGGGTAACAGAATTCCCACAAGTCCCTGGGGTACACCATCCAAGGGTGGTTTCAAGACCCGCCGGAagagcaacatcaacaaatGGGTGGTCACTCCCCGTGTCCGGAACATGGGCAAGCGGAGAGACAAGAAGACTGCCTAA